One window from the genome of Sandaracinaceae bacterium encodes:
- a CDS encoding response regulator transcription factor encodes MRILLVEDEARLAEKVARGLREEGHVVDVCGTAADARRQVLDVVYDVVVLDWMLPDVDGPSLLRAWRAEGLRLPVLMLTARGEVGERVTGLRAGADDYLVKPFAFAELVARLEALQRRAVGASVALAVGGVELDARRHHLRRGELEVSLSPRELSLAHELFTHAGDVMTRSHLLTAVWGWGFEGDPNILDVYVGYLRRKLDALGPEGPRIVAVRGVGFRLSPAEPER; translated from the coding sequence ATGCGCATCCTGTTGGTGGAAGACGAGGCCCGCCTGGCCGAGAAGGTGGCGCGCGGCCTGCGTGAAGAGGGCCACGTGGTGGACGTCTGCGGCACCGCGGCCGATGCGCGCCGGCAGGTGCTGGACGTGGTCTACGACGTGGTGGTGCTGGACTGGATGCTGCCGGACGTGGACGGCCCGAGCCTGCTGCGAGCGTGGCGCGCGGAGGGGCTGCGGCTGCCGGTCCTCATGCTGACGGCCCGCGGCGAGGTGGGCGAGCGCGTGACGGGCCTGCGGGCCGGCGCCGACGACTACCTGGTGAAGCCCTTCGCGTTCGCGGAGCTGGTGGCGCGGCTCGAGGCGCTGCAGCGGCGCGCCGTCGGCGCCAGCGTGGCGCTGGCAGTGGGCGGGGTGGAGCTCGACGCGCGGCGCCACCATCTGCGGCGCGGCGAGCTCGAGGTCTCGCTTTCGCCGCGCGAGCTGTCGCTGGCCCACGAGCTCTTCACGCACGCCGGCGACGTGATGACGCGCAGCCACCTGCTCACCGCCGTGTGGGGCTGGGGCTTCGAGGGCGACCCCAACATCCTCGACGTGTACGTGGGCTACCTGCGCCGCAAGCTGGACGCCCTCGGCCCCGAAGGTCCGCGCATCGTGGCGGTACGGGGCGTGGGCTTTCGCCTGTCCCCTGCGGAGCCAGAACGATGA
- a CDS encoding HAMP domain-containing histidine kinase translates to MRLDRRLLAYGVALPLSLMSIAGVGVGLLFQRSLLAALDQSLSAQAASESVSLFDRTDGLPHLHADDSPVRAALLSSGSLESAAAAIYGPDGTRQMVGRANPLMPERLLPPEGGEPVFRTQVGSRILTLRVPSPDGRPHALWLASSLDGVDRTMGAYWRSSALGLLLVALALFVAQRRHARWLARRLEGIAAHVQALGEGRLDREPPVDELPDVVGELRAAVSRATVRMREDRSARERLLAGAAHELRTPLATLRATVDVSLRRPREDAELREALEEVGAEVTRLETMAQELLGLGQARAAPREERLADVREIVRDSIRRFTDAATLADVTLVLRASEATRALVEPELLGRALDNLLRNALQHAPRESRVEVALTTAGGELLIRVRDEGEGIPPGAEERIFVPFHRERRAGQGGAGLGLALVREVAERHGGRARALPSTRGAWLEIALPLSGASLCDRERDAP, encoded by the coding sequence ATGAGGCTCGACCGGCGCCTCCTGGCGTACGGCGTCGCGCTGCCGCTCTCGCTCATGAGCATCGCGGGGGTCGGCGTGGGCCTGCTCTTCCAGCGCTCGCTGCTCGCGGCGCTCGATCAGTCGCTCAGCGCCCAGGCGGCCTCCGAGTCGGTGAGCCTCTTCGACCGCACGGATGGCCTCCCGCACTTGCACGCCGACGACTCACCGGTGCGTGCTGCGCTGCTGTCGAGCGGGTCGCTCGAGTCCGCGGCCGCCGCCATCTATGGGCCCGACGGAACGCGCCAGATGGTGGGGCGCGCCAACCCGCTCATGCCCGAGCGCCTGCTGCCTCCCGAGGGCGGAGAGCCGGTGTTCCGCACGCAGGTCGGGAGCCGCATCCTGACGCTGCGCGTGCCCAGCCCGGATGGCCGCCCGCACGCGCTGTGGCTTGCCAGCAGCCTCGACGGAGTGGACCGCACCATGGGCGCCTACTGGCGCTCGAGCGCGCTCGGGTTGCTGCTGGTGGCGCTGGCGCTCTTCGTGGCGCAGCGCCGGCACGCGCGCTGGCTGGCTCGCCGGCTCGAGGGGATCGCCGCGCACGTGCAGGCCCTGGGCGAGGGGCGCTTGGACCGCGAGCCGCCCGTGGACGAGCTGCCCGACGTGGTGGGGGAGCTGCGGGCCGCCGTGAGCCGCGCCACCGTGCGCATGCGCGAAGACCGCAGCGCGCGTGAGCGGCTCTTGGCCGGGGCGGCGCACGAGCTGCGCACGCCGCTGGCCACGCTGCGCGCCACGGTGGACGTGAGCCTGCGCCGCCCGCGCGAAGACGCTGAACTGCGCGAGGCGCTCGAGGAGGTGGGCGCCGAGGTGACCCGGCTCGAGACCATGGCGCAGGAGCTGCTGGGCCTCGGGCAAGCGCGCGCTGCGCCGCGGGAAGAGCGCCTCGCGGACGTCCGAGAGATCGTGCGCGACTCCATCCGCCGCTTCACGGACGCCGCCACGCTCGCCGACGTCACGCTCGTGCTGCGCGCGTCGGAGGCCACCCGTGCCTTGGTGGAGCCCGAGCTGCTGGGACGCGCGCTCGACAATCTGCTGCGCAACGCGCTCCAGCACGCGCCCCGCGAGAGCCGCGTGGAGGTCGCTCTCACCACGGCCGGCGGCGAGCTGCTCATCCGCGTGCGCGACGAGGGCGAGGGCATCCCACCGGGCGCCGAGGAGCGCATCTTCGTGCCTTTTCACCGTGAGCGACGGGCCGGGCAGGGGGGTGCGGGCCTGGGCCTCGCGCTGGTGCGCGAGGTGGCCGAGCGCCACGGAGGCCGCGCCCGCGCGCTCCCGTCCACGCGCGGCGCCTGGCTCGAGATCGCCCTGCCGCTCAGCGGCGCGTCACTCTGTGACCGTGAACGGGATGCGCCCTAG